Sequence from the Fulvivirga ligni genome:
CCCAGCTGATGAGTAAACTGAACGTCCACCTCAGTGCCCAGGTTACCATCTACCATGTAAGGAACTGTGGGTGAGGTCTCGTCAATTAAACTGCCTGCCACCGCAAAATTTGTGGCTACGATTTCCAGACTAGTTTTGGGGTTAAACTGATAATCCACCTCAAAACGAAGTTCTCTCAAACCTGCTCCTTTCGCATCTTCTTCGATATTTAGGAAATAATCCATATACCCATAATACCTATGAGCATCGCCAAATAATTTATTAAAAGCTTTGTATTTGCCGCTAGTGTCATCCACTTCATTGCCACTAAAGTAGTTTACGCCAAAAGTAGTAGTAAGCTTTTCTGCCACAGTGATAGCAGGCAGAATGGATAACATATAAGCACTTACAGTAGAACCATTCGGGTGAACCCCATATTGATAATAGAACGATGATTTCAAAGCAAAAGCAGACTCTCCACGATCCTTTTGAAAATAGACACCGGAAGTAAATCTGGTATGTGTTTCCGTGTGATCATCAGGATTTTCCCTTCCATCAACAGACTGTAAAAACGAACCTTGCCATTGCTTGTTCAAGGCATAATTCAGCCATAATACGCCCATGTACTTGTAGAAATTGGTTTCATAGGCCTGTTTATAAGTATCATAAGAGTCGTTATTATATGCTCCGGCCAATTTCATATACAGTTGATCACCAACATATTCTAACAATAACATATCATGAGAAACAGCTATATCATTCCAATTTCTCATACCATAAATACGGCCATCATCAAGAACCAAATGCTGTCTACCGGTTTTAACATAAAACTTTGATGAATCCCCCAATTGATACCTTAACCAGCCTTCTGACAGGTTGATATTTCCTGTATTTGCCCTATCAGCTTCTACCCCCCAAATTCTGGCGTTTTGAAATGACATTTGTAGCTCAATCCTATCCTTTTTATAGTTGGTAAGAAGTCTAGTTCTTTGTGACACCACAAAGGCAGCATCCTGATCCTTTGAAAGCAATTCCCGGGCACCATCTCTGAACTCTCCCCTGGCCCTGAAATTAGCATTGACGCTAAACTGAGC
This genomic interval carries:
- a CDS encoding alginate export family protein, coding for MSYKSLLLSSSLILFLLSSNVQAQFSVNANFRARGEFRDGARELLSKDQDAAFVVSQRTRLLTNYKKDRIELQMSFQNARIWGVEADRANTGNINLSEGWLRYQLGDSSKFYVKTGRQHLVLDDGRIYGMRNWNDIAVSHDMLLLEYVGDQLYMKLAGAYNNDSYDTYKQAYETNFYKYMGVLWLNYALNKQWQGSFLQSVDGRENPDDHTETHTRFTSGVYFQKDRGESAFALKSSFYYQYGVHPNGSTVSAYMLSILPAITVAEKLTTTFGVNYFSGNEVDDTSGKYKAFNKLFGDAHRYYGYMDYFLNIEEDAKGAGLRELRFEVDYQFNPKTSLEIVATNFAVAGSLIDETSPTVPYMVDGNLGTEVDVQFTHQLGEKVSLTVAYARMFAKDEMEVLKGGDASRRQQWANIMLVATPSLFNSKSK